Within the Achromobacter spanius genome, the region GGGGCGGGCCTTGTGGCTACGCGGCAGCCAGGAACCATCGCTGGCGGAATTGCAGCGCGCGGTGGACCTGAGCCCGAATTTTGCACTGGGGCATTACACCCTGGGCTTCGTGCATTGCCAGTCGGGCGACGCGCAGGCGGCAATCGGGTCGTCCGATCATTCACGCCATCTAAGCCCCTTTGACCCCTTGCTGTTCGGCATGCTGGCCGTGCGCGCGCTGGCGCTGGTGCGGTTGGGGCGCGTTGAGGAAGCCGCTGACTGGGCGGTGAAGGCAGCCATGCGGCCCAACGCCCACCTGCACATTCTGGCGATTGCCGCGCATTGTCTGGCGCTGGCTGACAGGTTGGACGAGGCGCTGGGGTTTGTGGCGTTGATTCATCAGGCAAATCCGGCGTACCGGTTGGCGGATCTTCTGAATGCGTTCCGGCTGACGGTGGATGCGGAGGGCTTGTTCAGGGTCGCGGCTGGGCGGATTGGGTTGGGCTGAGGCAACGCCGCTGGCGCTGCCTTGCCCTTGGCCATGCTACTTCCTTGCGGCCGCTTCGTCCTGGAACGCGCGCGTCTGGCGATCCAGGCTTGCTTTCCACTCATCGCCCGGTTGGAACGCGAGCACCTGGGCGTCGCGCCCCGATGCCGCGAGGAAGGCGGGGTCCTTGAGCATGTCCTGGAGCGCCTGCTCGAGCTTGTCGCGAATGGCGTCCGGCAGGGTGGCCGGCCCGCCCATGCCGCGCTCGGAGGAGTATCGCAGGGCAATGCCGGACTCCGCCGCCGTGGGGATCGTGTCATTGTGCCGCTTGTCGCTGGTGATCGCGATCGCTTGAAAGGGGCCTTTCGGGTCGTTCAGCTCCGGAACCTCGGTCACGGTGATCAAGCCGTAGTCGATGTGATCGCCCAGCACCCCCAGGCGGATGTCGCCGCCTCCCTTGAACGGCACACTGTTGCCTTTCACGCTCTGGCTGCGTTCCATGTCCATCAGGGCCAGGTGGCCCGTCGTGCCGTCGCCGCTATGGCCGAACGACAGCGATTCTGGCGTTTGCTTGAGCTTCGCGACGAGCTGCGTCAGGTCGTCAGGCGCGTTCGAACCCCGGCGCTTGATGAAGAGCAGCGGGTCATCGACCAGGCGGGCGATGAGCCGGATGTCCTCGGGCTTGTACTTTGCGCCCTTGCTGACGGGCAGGTACACGAAACCGGGCGCATTGATCATGCCCAGCGTGTAGCCGTCCGGCTTGGCGGCGGCAACATAGCGGACCGCGATTTCCCCGCCCGCGCCGGGCTTGTTGACCACGATGATCCGAGCCTTGTCGCCCAGACGCTTTTCCATGTGCTGCGCCACCAGGCGCGCCATGACGTCGGTGCCGCCGCCGGGCGCGAAGCCCACGACCAGTTCGATCGGGCGGTCATCCGGCCAGGCCGCATGAGCTGACCCAACCGTCAGTGCCAATGCCCCGGCCATCAGAAACCGCTGCAATGCGCTTGCTTTCATGTTTGTCTCCCCGATTGGCTGTCGCGCGCAATCGCGCGCTAGTTGACCTGGATGCCGGCCGATTGGACGAGCTGGCGGTAGCGTTCCAATTCCTGCGCCCAGAATGTGGTGAAGGCTGCCGGCGTGCTTTGCCGCAGCTCCGCGCCCATGGCAATGAGGCGCTGCGCGTACGCGGGATCGGACATGACGGCGTTCAGCGTGCTGCTCAGCTTGTCCACAATGGGCCCGGGTGTGCCGGCCGGCGCCGCCAGGCCGAACCACGTCGTCAGCTGCATGCCGGCCATGCCCAGTTCCTCGAACGTGGGCACGTCGGGAATGGCCTTGAGCCGGGCGTCGGCGGCAACGGCCAACGCGCTCACGCGCTGGCTCTGGATGTGTCCGATGGCGCCGTTGTCGAACATGTAGTCCAGCCGTCCTCCCATCAGGTCGGTCAAGGCAGGGTTGTTGCCCTTGTACGGCACATGCGTGACCTCGATCTTGTTGATTGCGCGGAAGAGTTCGCCGGACAGATGTCCCGAGTTGCCGATGCCGCCGGACCCGTAGGTCAGTTTGCCGGGCTGCTTGCGCGCCGCCGCCACGATGTCGGCCGGACGTTTGAACGGCGAGTGCTCGGGAACGATGAGCACGCTGGGCACCAGCGCGACTTCTCCAATCGGCGCGAAGTCCTTGATCGGGTCGAAGTGCACCTTGGCATACAGATTGGGCGCCGAGACGTTGGCCGAGCTGCTGGCCAGCAGGAGGGTGTAGCCGTCCGGCGCGGCGCGGGCAAATTGGGTGGTTGCGATGGTGCCGGAAGCGCCCGCCATGTTTTCGACCACAACCGTCGCATTCAGGTGTTTGCCCAAGGCATCGCCCAGCGAGCGGCCAATGGTGTCCGCCGAGCCGCCCGCCGGCCAAGGCACGATGAGGCGTATCGGTTTGTCCGGGTACGGCGCGGCCGCCATGACGGCCGCGCTGCACGCGGATGCGAGGGCGCCGCACGCCCAACGCCTGATGGGAAAGCGCATGTTTGTCTCCTTGTTGAACCCTCCCTCTTGCTCGATGGCGTGTCGGGGAGGTGTGAAAAGGCGCCGCGATCAATCTGTACGAGCCTTGGCGGCCTCCTTGGGATATGCGCAAGGACGAGGGCAGCAGCAGGTCCTGCGGGTGGGACATGTCGGCCAGATTGCGCTGTAAGGTGCCCCAGATTAATCCGTTATGAAAAAGCCGAATAAATAGAATTTCGTGATGGAATTCATCACGACGGGACATGGCGCGGCCGGCGCGCGGGGCTACTTGGCCAACCAGCGGGCTGAGGGCCAGCGTGCATTGCGCACCGCCTCGCGCGCGCATTGGATCAGCTCGTTCATGACGCAACGCACGGAATTGGCGATGGGACGGGTGGCCGGTTGCGCCAACACGATGCGCCGCACCAGCAACGGATCAACGACCGGGGCAGCGGCCAGGATTGAGCGATCCACGTCGTCGGCCACGGCGATCGAGGGCAGGATGGTGTAGCCGTGCCCGTCCAGCACCAGGCGCTTCTGCACGCTCATCGCATTGGTCTCGGCCACGATGTGCAGCTCGGTCTCTTGCATGCGCGCGGCCTGTTCGACCAGCGAGCGCAGGCCATGCGGCGCGCCCGGCAATACCAGGGGCCGGCCGATGATGTTGGCCATGCGGACAGGCGTGCGGGTGTCGAGTCCGCTGTCCGGCGGACCCACGAACCACAGGCTCTCTTCCAGCAAGGTGCGGAATTTCAGCGCGGGATTCGGCTTGGAGTCGTACAGCAGCGCGATGTCCACGTCGCCGGTTTCCAGCCACGACTGCAGGTGCCCGGCATACCCCGCCGTCAACCGCAGGCGGATGCCGGGATAGTGGGCCGCCACGGCGGACAGCAGCGCGCTGGACAGCATGTCGGCCGTGCTGGGTAGTAGCCCCACGGTGACGATGCCGCCCACCGTGCCGCTGGACGGCCGGATCTCGGCGCGGGCGCGGTCCAGTTCGTTCAGGGCACGGCGGGCGTAATCCTCGAGCGTCTTGCCGGCGTCGGTCAGTTCCATGCCGAGGCGGCCGCGCGTGAAGAGCGCCGTGCCGATATCGTCTTCCAGCAGCTTCAATTGCCGCGAGACCGCTGGCTGCACGATGTTCAGCAGGCGGGCCGCGCTGGTCACGCTGCCCGTCTCGGCCACGGTCACGAACGCCTTCAGTTGCTTCAAGTCCATCAGCGGCTCCGGGTATGCGCAAGGGTGATGATTTCCATCACGAAATTCTATTTAGTTGGCGATTCTATAGCGATATAAGATGCCTCGCAGCACTTAGCCACCCGGGAAATCCACTCATGACTACAACCACCACCGAGGCGCCTGCTTGGCAGCAAGCCGTGTTCGACGCGCTGAAAGCCGGCGGCATCCGCCAGATCGCCTACGTGCCGGACGCCGGCCATTCCTACGCCATCCGGCAGGCGCAACTAGATCCGGAAATCATC harbors:
- a CDS encoding tripartite tricarboxylate transporter substrate binding protein, producing MKASALQRFLMAGALALTVGSAHAAWPDDRPIELVVGFAPGGGTDVMARLVAQHMEKRLGDKARIIVVNKPGAGGEIAVRYVAAAKPDGYTLGMINAPGFVYLPVSKGAKYKPEDIRLIARLVDDPLLFIKRRGSNAPDDLTQLVAKLKQTPESLSFGHSGDGTTGHLALMDMERSQSVKGNSVPFKGGGDIRLGVLGDHIDYGLITVTEVPELNDPKGPFQAIAITSDKRHNDTIPTAAESGIALRYSSERGMGGPATLPDAIRDKLEQALQDMLKDPAFLAASGRDAQVLAFQPGDEWKASLDRQTRAFQDEAAARK
- a CDS encoding LysR family transcriptional regulator produces the protein MDLKQLKAFVTVAETGSVTSAARLLNIVQPAVSRQLKLLEDDIGTALFTRGRLGMELTDAGKTLEDYARRALNELDRARAEIRPSSGTVGGIVTVGLLPSTADMLSSALLSAVAAHYPGIRLRLTAGYAGHLQSWLETGDVDIALLYDSKPNPALKFRTLLEESLWFVGPPDSGLDTRTPVRMANIIGRPLVLPGAPHGLRSLVEQAARMQETELHIVAETNAMSVQKRLVLDGHGYTILPSIAVADDVDRSILAAAPVVDPLLVRRIVLAQPATRPIANSVRCVMNELIQCAREAVRNARWPSARWLAK
- a CDS encoding Bug family tripartite tricarboxylate transporter substrate binding protein — its product is MRFPIRRWACGALASACSAAVMAAAPYPDKPIRLIVPWPAGGSADTIGRSLGDALGKHLNATVVVENMAGASGTIATTQFARAAPDGYTLLLASSSANVSAPNLYAKVHFDPIKDFAPIGEVALVPSVLIVPEHSPFKRPADIVAAARKQPGKLTYGSGGIGNSGHLSGELFRAINKIEVTHVPYKGNNPALTDLMGGRLDYMFDNGAIGHIQSQRVSALAVAADARLKAIPDVPTFEELGMAGMQLTTWFGLAAPAGTPGPIVDKLSSTLNAVMSDPAYAQRLIAMGAELRQSTPAAFTTFWAQELERYRQLVQSAGIQVN